The stretch of DNA TGCTTCCACCCACGATGGCGACCCTGCCTCCACGCATCATCGCGCCATCCTGGCAGCAAGGGTGACCCTCTGTCAGTGCATGGACACTCCGCGTCCGGCGAAGAACGGTTCGAAGTCCGAAAGTGCCATGTCCGCCATCCGCGTCCCGGCGTCGGTCCCGGACGGGTTGTGCAGGTGCAGACCCCCGTCCGCGGAACGCCCCGTGACCAGCACGAGGTGGCCGCCCCGGCCGGGCGACGGCCGGTGCGGGCGGCGGATCTCGTAGTGCACCGAGACCATGACCGAGCGGCCCTCGTCGAGCAGGCCGGTGATCTCCTCCACCGTGAGGTGCCGGTGCACCGTGCCGTTGACGCCGTGCACCTCACGCACGTACTCCGCGAACGGGGCGTAGATCAGCCCGCGGATCGTGTGATCGGCATCCTCCGTGTACGCGCCGTACTTCAGTGCGCCGTCCCGCAGTTCGAAGAGCGAGGGCGCGGACGGGCCGAGTGCCATCCGCAGGCACGTCAGACCGCACAGGTGGCCGCACCAGCGCGCGTAGTCGTCGAGGGTGGCGGCGCCCGATTCGGCCCAGGCCGGGTCGGCCGCCGGGTCGAGGCCGCCGTACACGATCCGCTCGACGAGGCCGGGCGAGGCGAACTGGGTGAGGGAAGGGACCTGGCAGGCGGAACAGAGAGACACACGACCCCCGTCGTCCGGTGACGTCACTGGCGGTAGCCGCTGAGGAAGCGGCCGATGCGGCTGATCGCCGCGTCGAGGTCGTCAGCGTAAGGGAGCGTGAGGATGCGGAAGTGGTCGGGGCGCGGCCAGTTGAAGCCCGTGCCCTGGACGACCTGGATCTTCTCCTGGAGGAGCAGGTCGAGGACGAACTTCTCGTCGTCGTGGATGGGGTGGACCTTGGGGTCGAGGCGCGCGAAGGCGTACAGCGCCCCCTTGGGCTTCACGCACGAGATGCCGGGGATGTCGTTCAGCTTCCGCCACGCCATGTCGCGCTGCTCGTGCAGCCTGCCGCCCGGAGCGGTGAGATCGCGGATGGACTGCCGGCCGCCGAGGGCGGCCTGGATGGCGTACTGGGCGGGGGCGTTCGGGCACAGGCGCATGGAGGCGAGCATGGTCAGCCCCTCCAGGTAGCTCTTCGCGTGCTGCTGCGGGCCCGTGACGACCAGCCAGCCGGACCGGAACCCCGCGACGCGATACGTCTTCGACAGACCGCAGAAGGTCAGGACCACGAGGTCCGGGGCGAGGGCGGCGACGCTGTGGTGCACGGCGTCGTCGTAGAGGATCTGGTCGTAGATCTCGTCGGCGAAGACCATCAGGCCGTGGCGGCGCGCGAGGTCGAGGATGCCCTCCAGGATCTCCTTGGGATACACGGCGCCCGTTGGGTTGTTCGGGTTGATGATCACGACGGCTTTGGTGCGGTCGGTGATCTTCGCGGCCATGTCGTCCAGGTCCGGGTACCAGTCGGCGGACTCGTCGCACGTGTAGTGGACGGCCTTGCCTCCGGAGAGGGTCGTCACGGCGGTCCACAGGGGGAAGTCCGGTGCGGGGATGAGGACTTCGTCGCCGTCCTCCAGGAGGGCCTGGACGGCCATCGTGACCAGCTCGGAGACGCCGTTGCCGAGGAATACGTCGTCCACGGAGACCTCGTCGAGGCCAAGGGCCTGGTAGCGCTGGGCGACGGCGCGGCGGGCCGAGAGGATGCCGCGCGAGTCCGTGTAGCCGTGCGCCTGGGGGAGCATCCGGATCATGTCCTGGACGATCTCCTCGGGCGCCTCGAAGCCGAAGAGCGCGGGGTTGCCGGTGTTCAGGCGCAGGACGCTGTGGCCCGCCTCCTCCAGGGCGTTGGCGTGCTCGATGACCGGGCCCCGGATCTCGTAACAGACCTCGCTGAGCTTGCTGGACTGCCGGAACTCCATGCGCTGTGCCTCCCGTGACGTGAGTTACTTGGTTTTACCAAGCTGGAGCTTGGAAAGTCCAACAACTTGCATAGACTGCGTCGCATGCCACCTGCACCCAGGCCTCACCGAAGCTATGACCAGTACTGCGCTGCCGCCCGTGCCCTCGACACCGTGGGTGACCGCTGGACCCTGCTGATCGTCCGCGAACTCCTGGTCGGCCCCCGCCGCTACACCGACCTGCACGCCGATCTGCCGGGCGTGAGCACGGACGTCCTGGCGTCCCGGCTCAAGGACATGGAGCGCGATGGCCTGACGACGCGCCGCCGCCTGCCCCCGCCATCGGCCGCGTACGTCTATGAACTGACCGAGCGGGGCCGCGAGTTGCTGCCGGTCCTCCAGGCCCTCGCCACCTGGGGCGCGCCCGCCCTCCAGGAGCGCGCGCCGACGGACGCGGTCCGCGCCCACTGGTTCGCGCTGCCGCTGCTGCGGGCCCTGGCGGGACTCGGGGTGGAAGGGGTGGCCCAGGTCCGCCTGGACGAGGGGGAGTTCCATGTACGTGTCGGGGGCGACGGTGGCTCGTACGGGGACGGACCGGCGCCCCAGGAACCGGACGCCCGCATCGTCATGGACGCGGAGACGTCCGTCGCGGTGAGCGGGGGCGCCCTGACGGTCGCCGAAGGGGTCAAGGCGGGCCGGATCGAGGTGTCCGGCGAGGGCGTCCTCGCGAAGGCCCTGCGCGCGTGCTGACTCGGCGAAACTGGATCGTGGCAGGACGGGCCCTCGGCATACAGTTGCCGGTGTGCTGCGTGAAGTGACTGCTGTCCGGTATGTGAACCCGTTGCGGACCGGGGGCTCCGTGCCCGGCGTCGTCGAGGCCGACGACCTGGGTACGTACGTCGTGAAGTTCACCGGGTCGGCGCAGGGCCGCAAGGCGCTGGTCGCCGAGATCATCGTCGGTGAACTGGCCCGCCACCTCGGCCTGCGCTTCCCCGAGCTCGTCCTGGTCCACTTCGATCCGGCGGTCGCGGCGGACGAGCCGCACCAGGAGGTGCGGGACCTGCTTGCCGCCAGCGCCGGTCTCAACCTCGGCATGGACCTCCTGCCGGGCGCCGTGGACTTCACCCCCGAGGCGCTTGACGTGGACCCGCTGGAGGCGGGCAAGGTGGTGTGGCTCGACGCCCTCACCGCGAACGTCGACCGCACGGTGCACAGTTCGAACCTGATGATCTGGCCCACGTTCGGCGTCCACGAGCCCCACCTGTGGCTGATCGACCACGGCGCGGCCCTGGTCTTCCACCACCGCTGGGGCGCGTCCGCGCCGGACAAGGTGTACGACTTCCGGCATCACGCGCTGGGCGGGTACGGACCCGATACGCGTGCGGCCGATGCTGAACTGGCCCCGCTCGTCACGGAGGCGGCGCTATGCGAGATCGTCGGTCTCGTGCCGGACGCGTGGCTGGCGGACGAGCCGGGATTCTCGTCCCCCGATGAGGTCCGCGAGGCGTACGTCGCTTTCCTGCTGGCGCGTGCGCGGGCCTCCGCGGCCTGGCTGCCGGTGGACTTTCCCAGCCGGGGTGAGCTTGCCGCCGCGGACGCCCGGCGTGCTGCCGCTACCGAGAAGGGGCGTCCCGCCTGGCTCAAGCGGGTTCCCGATCTGCACGGGAAGCCTGCGGCTGAGCAGGATTGGTCCTCGCATCTCGGTTAGGTGCGGGCCGTCTGTGGCTGAGCGCGCAGTTCCCCGCGCCCCTTACGGGGCGCGACTCGGCCCCCGGCGCTGTGCGGTGCCGGGGGCCTCGTCATGAACTCCGCAGGGAAGTCAGCGCAGTTGCTCGTACGCCGGGAGCGTGAGGAAGTCCGCGTAGTCCGCGTCCAGGGAGACCTGGAGGAGGAGGTCGTGGGCCTGCTGCCACTTGCCGGACTCGAAGGCCTCGTCGCCGATCTCGGCGCGGATCGCGTCCAGTTCGGCGGCGGCGACCTCGCGGGCCAGGTCGGCGGTCGCCGTCTGACCGTTCTCGAAGACGACACCTGCGTTGATCCACTGCCAGATCTGCGAGCGCGAGATCTCGGCGGTGGCCGCGTCCTCCATGAGGTTGAAGATGGCGACGGCGCCGAGGCCGCGCAGCCAGGCCTCGATGTAACGGATGCCGACCTGGACGGCGTTGACCAGGCCGTCGTACGTGGGCTTCGCGTCGAGGGAGTCGACGGCGATGAGGTCCCCGGGCGCGACCTGCACGTCCTCGCGCAGACGGTCCTTCTGGTTGGGCTTCTCGCCGAGGACCGCGTCGAACGACTTCATCGCGATCGGGACCAGGTCCGGGTGCGCGACCCAGGAGCCGTCGAAGCCGTCGCCCGCCTCGCGGTCCTTGTCGTTCTTGACCTTCTCGAAGGCGACCTTGTTGACCTCCGCGTCCTTGCGGGACGGGATGAACGCGGCCATGCCGCCGATCGCGTGCGCGCCGCGCTTGTGGCAGGTGCGGACGAGGAGTTCGGTGTACGCCCGCATGAAGGGGGCCGTCATCGTCACGAGGTTGCGGTCCGGCAGGACGAACTTCGAGCCGCCGTCACGGAAGTTCTTGACGATGGAGAAGAGGTAGTCCCAGCGGCCCGCGTTCAGGCCCGACGCGTGGTCGCGGAGCTCGTAGAGGATCTCCTCCATCTCGTACGCGGCCGTGATCGTCTCGATGAGGACCGTGGCGCGGACGGTGCCCTGCGGGATGCCGACGTAGTCCTGCGCGAAGACGAAGATGTCGTTCCAGAGGCGGGCCTCCAGGTACGACTCCGTCTTCGGGAGGTAGAAGTACGGGCCCTTGCCGAGCTCGATGAGGCGCTTGGCGTTGTGGAAGAAGTACAGGCCGAAGTCGACGAGCGCGCCGGGCACCGGGCGGCCCTCGAACTGCAGGTGACGCTCGTCCAGGTGCCAGCCGCGCGGGCGCATCACGACGGTGGCGAGCTCGTCGGCGTCCTTGAGGGAGTACGACTTGCCGCTGCGGTCGTCCGTGAAGTCGATGCGGCGCTCGTAGGCGTCGGCGAGGTTCAGCTGGCCGAGGACCACGTTCTCCCAGGTGGGCGCCGATGCGTCCTCGAAGTCCGCGAGCCAGACCTTGGCGCCCGAGTTCAGGGCGTTGATGGTCATCTTGCGGTCCGTCGGCCCGGTGATCTCGACACGGCGGTCGTTCAGGGCCGCCGGGGCCGGCGCCACCTTCCAGGAGTCGTCCGCGCGGATGGCCGCGGTCTCGGGAAGGAAGTCGAGCGTGGAGCTGCGGGCGATCTCGGCGCGGCGCTCGGAGCGGCGGTTGAGGAGCTCGTCACGCCTGGGCGTGAAGAGCCGGTGCAGCTCGGCCACAAAGGCGAGGGCCGCGTCGGTGAGGACCTCCTCCTGCCGCGGCAGAGGCTCCGCGTCGACGATGGCCAGCGGGGACTGCGCTGGTGCGGACATGAGCTGTCACTTCCTTCAGCGAGCTTCACAGGTGGTGTCGCGGCGGCCGCCGGGCCTTCGCAGTGACACTCAGTGCCACCGGAGCCGAGATACGGCCGTGGACCCCACTTGAGGGAACGGGTGCTTCTGAACAGTGGATACTAGTTTCCTCATAGTGGAAGTTCAATCGTCTGTTGACGTCGAGATTCTCTTCATCGACAGAACGTGTCGCTGAGTGCCATGCCGGTCACTCAAGGTGGATCAGGTCGGCGGGCGTGTCGATGTCGTACGCCTGGGCCACATCCCCGCACTCGACGAGCGCGATCTCCCCGGCGTGTTCCTTCAGATAGGCGCGCGCCCCGCGATCACCGACCGCGCTCGCCGCGATGCCCGGCCAGTGGTCCGCGCCGAAGAGCACCGGGTGGCCGCGTTCACCGTCGTACGCGGCTGCCGCGAGGGTGGCGGGCGAGCGGTAGGCGGCGTACACGCGGGCCACCGCGTCCGGGCCGATGCCCGGCTGATCGACGAGCGAGACGAGAGCGGCGTCGGCGCCCGTGTCAGGCAGGGAGGCGAGCCCGGCCCGTAGAGACGAACCCATCCCTTCCTCCCACTCGGGGTTGTCGATCAGTACGCAGCCGGGGAGCGAGGCCTTCTCGCGTACGGCGGCGGCGTCCGCCCCGAGTACCACGTGCACGCGCGTGCAACCGGCCTCGCGCAGGACGCGGACAGCGTGCTCCACCAGGGGCCGCCCCTGGTGATCGAGGAGTGCCTTCGGGCGGCCGCCCAGGCGCCGCCCACCGCCCGCGGCGAGGAGAAGCCCGGCGATCATCGGATTCGTCATGCCTCCTGCATACCGCGCACCGCCGGAAAGTGGCGCGTCCTGCTCCATGTGGCGTTTACTGTCCCGCGCCCCCTGGCGTCTGACCAACGCCGCGCGGGGTCGGCAAGATCTGTACGAGAACATGCGCACGACGTCGTGTGTGAGGGGGAGAGCTGTGTTGCGGAGCGTGGGGCAGAGGCGAGTGACCGGCAGCGAGGAAGATCCGCGAGTGGCGGAATTGGGCACGGCGGTGTCCCGGCTGCGCCGAGAGCTCGCCGCGCATCCGGCCGAGTTCCCGGACCGGGGCATCGCCGAGGACGAGCTCGCGGCGCTGGCCGCGATGGCACTGAGCGGTGCTCCGGAGGTACCGAGGCTGCGCCGTTCACTGCTGCTCGTCGCGGGAGCGATCGGCTCCGTCAGCGCACTGGCCTCGGGCCTCGCGGCGGTCCGGGGAGCGGTGGAGCTCTTCGGGGAGCCGGGACCGAGGTAGCCGGAACCTCAGGACGGCCATACCGACGGGGCCCCGCCCCGCAGCCCGGCCAGCCCGCTGTCCACGCTCCCGCAGGCCGTTGTCGGCGTTACGCGACCCAGTTGCGTGGGCCCCCGGTGGCCGCGGTGTCCAAGCCGTCGCCCAGCGCTGCGGCCAGGCGGCGGACCGCCTCATCGCCCGAGGTGGGCGGCAGGGTGTAGGGGATGCGCAGGCGGTGTTCGTGCGTACCCGGGTCCGCGCCGAAGCGGGCGCCTCCCTCGATGCGGACGCCGTGGGCCAGCGCCGCGCGGGCCAGGGCCGATGCGATCGGCCTGCCCAGGTCCACCCAGAGCGACAGGCCGCCCGGCGGCGTCCGCCAGCGCCACTCGGGGAGACGCCGGGCGAGCGAGGCGGCCAGCGCGTCCCGCTGCGCGCGCAGCCGGGGCAGCCGCTCACGCAGGACGTCGTCCATCCCGGCCAGCAGATGCAGCGCGACGAGCTGCTCGATCACCGGGGTCGACATGTCGGAGGGAACGCGCGCCGTAGCCAGCTCCGTGACGAGCCGTGAGCCCGCCCGCACCCAGCCGATGCGCAGCCCGCCCCAGTGCGTCTTGCTCAGCGAACCGACGGTGACGACTTGCTCGCCCACGCCGTGCGGGGCCAGCGCGGCGAAGGGCACGGGCGGTGGCCCGTCGAGCGCGATCTCGGCGATCGTCTCGTCGATCACGAGCCGGCTGCCGGTGGCACGGGCGGCCTCCAGGATGCGTACGCGCTGCTCCCTTGGCATCAGGCTGCCCGTCGGATTCTGGAAGTCGGGCACCAAGTAGGCCAGGCGCGGCACCGCCTGACGGAGCGTCGACTCGACCAGGCCGGTGTCCCAGCCGGTGTCGGTGACCGGCACGGGAGTGGCACGCAGACCGGCGCGGCGGATCGCGTCGAGGGCGTTCGGGTACGAGGGATTCTCGACCAGGATGCGGTCGCCCGGCCTGCCGAGCAGGGAGAGCGTGAGGGAGAGGGCGTACTGGGCGCCGGTGGTGATCAGGATCTGGTCGGGGAGAGTGGGAAGACCGCGCCGAGTGAAACGCTCGGCGACGGCTTCCCTCAACTCCGGGAGCCCGTACGGGTGGTAACCCGGTGTCGAGGCGTGCCGGGGGAGGTCGAGGGCCGCGGCGGCGAGCGCGTCGGAGAGCTCCGCCTCGGGCGCGCCCGGTGCCGCCACCGCCAGGTCCAGCATGCCGTCGCCCGCCGGGAACGCGGCCACACTGGAGGGGCGGCGCCCGTCGGGCAGCTCGGTCCAGGTGCCCGCGCCGCGCCTGCTGCGGGCATAGCCGCCCTCGCGCAGGAGGTCGTACGCGGCCGTGACGGTGGCCCGGCTGACACCCAGGGCCGTGGCGAGCTCGCGTTCCGCGGGGAGCCGGGTGTGCAGGGGGATGCGGCCGTCCAGGAGGAGGGTGCGGATGCCGTGGGCGAGGGCGCGGTAGCCGGGATGGCCGCCCGCCGCGCCGGTCACCAACTGGGACAGCTGCCTGCTGCCGAGCCGCCGGTCCACGTCGTGGACCACGCGTACGTCCGCCATGCCACCTCCCGCTGATTGGCCCTGCCTGCCGGGCCAATCAGCGTACAGACTGCTGCTGAGCGGGCCGGAACGTCCTCATGCGCCGGACGGGCCGCATTGCCCGCTCTCCTGCTGGCCCCCCGCCCTCCCGTCCACCAACTCCACCACCCGGTCGGCGACAGACAACCGTGCCCGGTCGTGCGTGACCAGTACCGTTGCCGTCCCCCACTCCCGAGTGAGCCGCCCCAGCAGGTCCAGGACCGCCGCGCCACGTTCGTGATCGAGTGCGCTGGTCGGCTCGTCCACCAGGAGCACCGCGGGTGAGTTCATCAACGCCCTTGCGATGCCGACCCGTTGGCGCTGCCCGCCCGAAAGCTGGTGCGGGCGGCGGTGTGTGAGGCCCGCGAGGCCCACCGTGTCGAGCAGCTCCCGTGCGCGATCCCGGGCCTCGCCCGAGCGTCCGCGCCCGTCCAGGCGCGCCATCAGCTCCACCTGCTCAAGCGCCGTCAGCGACGCCAGCAGATTCGGCTGCTGGAAGACGATGCCCATCCTCCGCCGCCGCAGCTCCGCACGTTCCGCCGCGGTCAGCGCAGCCGTCTCCGTACCGCCGACCAGCACCCGCCCCGTATCGGGAGTCACCAGCGTCGCCGCCACCGCCAGCAGGCTGG from Streptomyces sp. BA2 encodes:
- a CDS encoding C39 family peptidase; the protein is MSLCSACQVPSLTQFASPGLVERIVYGGLDPAADPAWAESGAATLDDYARWCGHLCGLTCLRMALGPSAPSLFELRDGALKYGAYTEDADHTIRGLIYAPFAEYVREVHGVNGTVHRHLTVEEITGLLDEGRSVMVSVHYEIRRPHRPSPGRGGHLVLVTGRSADGGLHLHNPSGTDAGTRMADMALSDFEPFFAGRGVSMH
- the aceB gene encoding malate synthase A encodes the protein MSAPAQSPLAIVDAEPLPRQEEVLTDAALAFVAELHRLFTPRRDELLNRRSERRAEIARSSTLDFLPETAAIRADDSWKVAPAPAALNDRRVEITGPTDRKMTINALNSGAKVWLADFEDASAPTWENVVLGQLNLADAYERRIDFTDDRSGKSYSLKDADELATVVMRPRGWHLDERHLQFEGRPVPGALVDFGLYFFHNAKRLIELGKGPYFYLPKTESYLEARLWNDIFVFAQDYVGIPQGTVRATVLIETITAAYEMEEILYELRDHASGLNAGRWDYLFSIVKNFRDGGSKFVLPDRNLVTMTAPFMRAYTELLVRTCHKRGAHAIGGMAAFIPSRKDAEVNKVAFEKVKNDKDREAGDGFDGSWVAHPDLVPIAMKSFDAVLGEKPNQKDRLREDVQVAPGDLIAVDSLDAKPTYDGLVNAVQVGIRYIEAWLRGLGAVAIFNLMEDAATAEISRSQIWQWINAGVVFENGQTATADLAREVAAAELDAIRAEIGDEAFESGKWQQAHDLLLQVSLDADYADFLTLPAYEQLR
- a CDS encoding nucleotidyltransferase family protein, which codes for MTNPMIAGLLLAAGGGRRLGGRPKALLDHQGRPLVEHAVRVLREAGCTRVHVVLGADAAAVREKASLPGCVLIDNPEWEEGMGSSLRAGLASLPDTGADAALVSLVDQPGIGPDAVARVYAAYRSPATLAAAAYDGERGHPVLFGADHWPGIAASAVGDRGARAYLKEHAGEIALVECGDVAQAYDIDTPADLIHLE
- a CDS encoding ABC transporter ATP-binding protein, whose product is MSLSLEDITLTYPDGEGRLTALDTVSLDVPAGTMTAVVGPSGSGKSSLLAVAATLVTPDTGRVLVGGTETAALTAAERAELRRRRMGIVFQQPNLLASLTALEQVELMARLDGRGRSGEARDRARELLDTVGLAGLTHRRPHQLSGGQRQRVGIARALMNSPAVLLVDEPTSALDHERGAAVLDLLGRLTREWGTATVLVTHDRARLSVADRVVELVDGRAGGQQESGQCGPSGA
- a CDS encoding pyridoxal phosphate-dependent aminotransferase, producing MEFRQSSKLSEVCYEIRGPVIEHANALEEAGHSVLRLNTGNPALFGFEAPEEIVQDMIRMLPQAHGYTDSRGILSARRAVAQRYQALGLDEVSVDDVFLGNGVSELVTMAVQALLEDGDEVLIPAPDFPLWTAVTTLSGGKAVHYTCDESADWYPDLDDMAAKITDRTKAVVIINPNNPTGAVYPKEILEGILDLARRHGLMVFADEIYDQILYDDAVHHSVAALAPDLVVLTFCGLSKTYRVAGFRSGWLVVTGPQQHAKSYLEGLTMLASMRLCPNAPAQYAIQAALGGRQSIRDLTAPGGRLHEQRDMAWRKLNDIPGISCVKPKGALYAFARLDPKVHPIHDDEKFVLDLLLQEKIQVVQGTGFNWPRPDHFRILTLPYADDLDAAISRIGRFLSGYRQ
- a CDS encoding HipA family kinase, translated to MLREVTAVRYVNPLRTGGSVPGVVEADDLGTYVVKFTGSAQGRKALVAEIIVGELARHLGLRFPELVLVHFDPAVAADEPHQEVRDLLAASAGLNLGMDLLPGAVDFTPEALDVDPLEAGKVVWLDALTANVDRTVHSSNLMIWPTFGVHEPHLWLIDHGAALVFHHRWGASAPDKVYDFRHHALGGYGPDTRAADAELAPLVTEAALCEIVGLVPDAWLADEPGFSSPDEVREAYVAFLLARARASAAWLPVDFPSRGELAAADARRAAATEKGRPAWLKRVPDLHGKPAAEQDWSSHLG
- a CDS encoding winged helix-turn-helix transcriptional regulator, whose translation is MPPAPRPHRSYDQYCAAARALDTVGDRWTLLIVRELLVGPRRYTDLHADLPGVSTDVLASRLKDMERDGLTTRRRLPPPSAAYVYELTERGRELLPVLQALATWGAPALQERAPTDAVRAHWFALPLLRALAGLGVEGVAQVRLDEGEFHVRVGGDGGSYGDGPAPQEPDARIVMDAETSVAVSGGALTVAEGVKAGRIEVSGEGVLAKALRAC
- a CDS encoding DUF5955 family protein, which gives rise to MLRSVGQRRVTGSEEDPRVAELGTAVSRLRRELAAHPAEFPDRGIAEDELAALAAMALSGAPEVPRLRRSLLLVAGAIGSVSALASGLAAVRGAVELFGEPGPR
- the yczR gene encoding MocR-like transcription factor YczR, whose protein sequence is MADVRVVHDVDRRLGSRQLSQLVTGAAGGHPGYRALAHGIRTLLLDGRIPLHTRLPAERELATALGVSRATVTAAYDLLREGGYARSRRGAGTWTELPDGRRPSSVAAFPAGDGMLDLAVAAPGAPEAELSDALAAAALDLPRHASTPGYHPYGLPELREAVAERFTRRGLPTLPDQILITTGAQYALSLTLSLLGRPGDRILVENPSYPNALDAIRRAGLRATPVPVTDTGWDTGLVESTLRQAVPRLAYLVPDFQNPTGSLMPREQRVRILEAARATGSRLVIDETIAEIALDGPPPVPFAALAPHGVGEQVVTVGSLSKTHWGGLRIGWVRAGSRLVTELATARVPSDMSTPVIEQLVALHLLAGMDDVLRERLPRLRAQRDALAASLARRLPEWRWRTPPGGLSLWVDLGRPIASALARAALAHGVRIEGGARFGADPGTHEHRLRIPYTLPPTSGDEAVRRLAAALGDGLDTAATGGPRNWVA